Proteins found in one Zea mays cultivar B73 chromosome 1, Zm-B73-REFERENCE-NAM-5.0, whole genome shotgun sequence genomic segment:
- the LOC100276422 gene encoding uncharacterized protein LOC100276422, which yields MEPLEVAITIIFDALLLVFMVKLFFAMFQMKLVVILFYLVILLFAMAFSGRAPSSF from the coding sequence atggagcccctggaggTGGCCATAACGATCATATTCGACGCGCTGCTGCTGGTGTTCATGGTGAAGCTCTTCTTCGCCATGTTCCAGATGAAGCTCGTCGTCATCCTCTTCTACCTCGTCATCCTCCTCTTCGCCATGGCCTTCTCCGGCCGGGCGCCCAGCAGCTTCTAG
- the LOC103643861 gene encoding elongation of fatty acids protein 3-like has product MAAASLLSRARWLLVEHPAVASFRWQPGRTVGATPSFAAAVICGYLAAVLVLRRLVLPRLPALPPPALRALSAAHNAVLLALSAAMAGGCALSTAATAPAPRWAWAFCFPPRGATEASGPVFFWAHVFYLSKVYELGDTLLILLARRPLTLLHVYHHALVVAMCYLWLATRQSLMPVALVTNAGVHVVMYSYYLSCSVGLRWPGRWKRAVTELQIAQFLFSFAASVVMLWLHFAAGGCEGMAGWVFNAVFNASLLALFLNFHGAAYKGAAKANKGKAE; this is encoded by the coding sequence ATGGCGGCCGCGTCGCTGCTGAGCCGGGCGCGGTGGCTCCTGGTGGAGCACCCGGCCGTGGCCTCGTTCCGCTGGCAGCCAGGCCGCACGGTCGGCGCGACGCCGTCCTTCGCGGCCGCCGTCATCTGCGGCTACCTCGCCGCGGTGCTCGTCCTCCGCCGCCTCGTCCTGCCCCGCCTCCCGGCGCTGCCTCCGCCGGCGCTCCGCGCGCTCTCCGCCGCCCACAACGCGGTCCTGCTGGCGCtctccgccgccatggccggcgggTGCGCGCTGTCGACGGccgcgacggcgccggcgccgcggTGGGCGTGGGCCTTCTGCTTCCCGCCGCGGGGCGCCACGGAGGCGTCGGGGCCCGTCTTCTTCTGGGCGCACGTGTTCTACCTCTCCAAGGTGTACGAGCTCGGCGACACGCTGCTCATCCTGCTCGCCCGCCGCCCGCTCACGCTGCTCCACGTGTACCACCACGCGCTCGTCGTGGCCATGTGCTACCTCTGGCTCGCCACCCGGCAGTCGCTGATGCCCGTCGCGCTCGTCACCAACGCCGGCGTGCACGTCGTGATGTACTCCTACTACCTCTCCTGCAGCGTCGGCCTGCGCTGGCCCGGGCGGTGGAAGCGCGCCGTCACGGAGCTGCAGATCGCGCAGTTCCTCTTCAGCTTCGCGGCCTCCGTGGTGATGCTGTGGCTCCACTTCGCCGCTGGCGGCTGCGAGGGGATGGCCGGCTGGGTGTTCAACGCCGTCTTCAACGCGTCGCTGCTCGCGCTCTTCCTCAACTTCCACGGCGCCGCCTACAAAGGCGCCGCCAAGGCCAACAAGGGTAAAGCGGAATGA
- the LOC103643860 gene encoding uncharacterized protein C6G9.01c, which produces MATKSHENKKPTASKPSVNPKSPSSDKKSKPPKPTEEQREQVPAVKKPKKQKVRDEIDEIFSAAKAGKKRKPPQREEAETHGDGRKKPKERAGGSSSKKKNNKASGSKGKGRVAAADDDEEEEFEEKRPRRRTADGLAIYSADELGFGKADAGGTPMCPFDCECCF; this is translated from the coding sequence ATGGCCACCAAATCCCACGAGAACAAGAAGCCTACTGCCTCCAAGCCGTCTGTCAACCCCAAGTCCCCTTCCTCCGACAAGAAATCCAAGCCGCCGAAGCCCACCGAGGAGCAGCGGGAGCAGGTGCCGGCGGTCAAGAAGCCGAAGAAGCAGAAGGTGAGGGACGAGATCGATGAGATCTTCAGCGCCGCAAAGGCGGGAAAGAAGCGGAAGCCGCCGCAGCGGGAGGAGGCTGAGACCCATGGGGACGGGAGGAAGAAGCCCAAGGAGAGGGCCGGGGGgagcagcagcaagaagaagaacAACAAGGCGTCGGGGAGTAAGGGCAAGGGTCGGGTAGCTGCTGCTgacgacgacgaggaggaggagtTCGAGGAGAAGCGGCCGCGTCGGCGCACTGCGGACGGACTCGCCATATACTCGGCCGATGAGCTCGGGTTCGGCAAGGCCGACGCCGGTGGCACCCCGATGTGCCCGTTCGACTGCGAATGCTGCTTCTGA